In Macadamia integrifolia cultivar HAES 741 chromosome 5, SCU_Mint_v3, whole genome shotgun sequence, a single window of DNA contains:
- the LOC122079585 gene encoding WAT1-related protein At3g02690, chloroplastic isoform X2, whose product MASAAAAAVAASSTLHSNLHLFWSPYTNSVNPRNRHGPSWASSEKLLQLSAFKPNDSNEFRFSASRRRVPTTTVTVACTRPQPEMDSTVDCLGTGLDVDCVVSDHTESSSETDPLLKLKGSAFPLRDAKISDQGFARDFLDWALLVSPFFFWGTTMVAMKEVLPKVGPFFVSSFRLIPAGMILIGFASLTGRRQPSGVTAWASILLFGFVDAACFQGFLSEGLQTTSAGLGSVIIDSQPLTVAVLAALLFGESIGFVGAAGLVFGVIGLLLLEIPALTLEESNSLWGSGEWWMLLAAQSMAVGTVMVRWVSKYSDPIMATGWHMVIGGLPLVVLSVLNHEPGINGSLKELMTSDLLALVYTSIFGSAVSYGVFYYNATRGLLYLLEWSHLISLQSSVPGFPNLILLREIIYW is encoded by the exons atggcatcagcagcagcagcagcagtagcagccTCTTCCACCCTTCACTCCAATTTGCATTTGTTTTGGTCCCCGTATACGAACTcagtaaaccctagaaaccgGCATGGCCCCTCGTGGGCCTCGTCTGAAAAATTGCTCCAGCTTTCTGCCTTCAAACCCAACGACTCTAACGAGTTCAGGTTTAGTGCTAGTCGGAGGAGGGTTCCGACAACCACCGTCACTGTGGCTTGCACACGGCCCCAGCCCGAAATGGACTCTACAGTTGATTGCCTCGGCACCGGACTCGACGTCGATTGTGTTGTCTCTGATCATACGGAATCCTCGTCTGAGACCGACCCTTTGTTGAAGCTGAAGGGTTCAGCGTTTCCCTTGAGAGATGCAAAGATTTCCGACCAGGGTTTTGCTCGAGACTTCTTGGATTGGGCTCTATTagtttctcccttcttcttttggggAACGACTATGGTCGCCATGAAAGAGGTCTTGCCCAAGGTCGGACCTTTCTTCGTGTCATCGTTCCGACTTATTCCCGCAGGTATGATTTTGATCGGTTTCGCAAGCTTAACGGGGAGGAGGCAACCTTCCGGGGTCACCGCGTGGGCTTCGATCCTTCTCTTTGGATTTGTCGATGCTGCTTGTTTTCAG GGTTTCCTTTCCGAAGGTTTGCAGACGACTTCAGCGGGTTTGGGTAGT GTGATAATTGATTCACAGCCTTTGACGGTGGCTGTACTTGCAGCCTTATTATTTGGTGAATCTATTGGGTTTGTTGGAGCTGCAGGTCTTGTCTTTGGTGTTATAGGGCTTCTGCTTCTGGAG ATCCCTGCTCTTACTTTGGAGGAGAGTAATTCATTGTGGGGTAGTGGAGAGTGGTGGATGCTTCTTGCGGCTCAGAGCATGGCAGTGGGCACTGTTATGGTCCGTTGGGTATCCAAGTATTCTGACCCCATCATGGCAACCGGATGG CACATGGTTATTGGCGGGCTACCTCTTGTGGTGCTTTCAGTACTTAATCATGAGCCTGGTATCAATGGGAGTCTAAAGGAGCTGATGACAAGTGATCTTCTGGCACTTGTCTATACCTCCATATTTGGAAGTGCTGTCAGCTATGGTGTATTCTACTACAATGCAACCAGAGGTCTTCTTTACTTATTGGAGTGGAGTCATTTAATATCTCTTCAGTCATCAGTGCCAGGATTTCCAAATCTCATTTTACTGAGAGAAATTATCTATTGGTGA
- the LOC122079586 gene encoding uncharacterized protein LOC122079586 yields METTPTLPPAHSALSQVQASSFAERLAEEFASKLELPNMKPDPVEVSEETLLKADQSLQYSIVVWVLDGVHISIMELRAMFSRAEHSKPIRGFELHLVDNAPDRFVIKLRNERDMQVILLSQPWIYAGHATILQKWNPEMPAEQVIFPMVVLWVQVEGEEGPNSFLPSYAMPTMAVRMSSLSFLLSIFSNFPIGVYFGFAVV; encoded by the coding sequence ATGGAGACCACTCCCACTCTACCTCCTGCTCACAGTGCTCTTTCCCAGGTGCAGGCTTCGTCATTTGCAGAACGTCTTGCTGAGGAGTTTGCATCCAAACTCGAACTGCCGAACATGAAACCGGATCCGGTGGAGGTTTCGGAGGAAACCCTTTTGAAGGCCGATCAATCTCTGCAATATTCTATTGTTGTCTGGGTTTTGGATGGGGTCCATATTTCCATTATGGAGCTACGAGCTATGTTCAGTAGAGCTGAGCATTCGAAGCCCATCCGAGGGTTTGAACTTCATCTAGTTGATAACGCCCCTGATAGATTTGTGATAAAGTTGCGCAATGAACGTGACATGCAGGTTATACTTCTTTCTCAGCCATGGATCTACGCTGGTCATGCCACCATTCTGCAGAAATGGAATCCTGAAATGCCTGCGGAACAAGTGATCTTTCCCATGGTCGTGCTATGGGTGCAAGTGGAAGGCGAAGAAGGCCCCAACAGTTTCCTGCCCTCTTATGCCATGCCCACGATGGCGGTACGCATGTCAAGCTTGAGTTTTCTCCTTTcgattttctcaaatttcccCATTGGTGTATATTTCGGCTTCGCTGTGGTCTGA
- the LOC122079585 gene encoding WAT1-related protein At3g02690, chloroplastic isoform X3, which yields MASAAAAAVAASSTLHSNLHLFWSPYTNSVNPRNRHGPSWASSEKLLQLSAFKPNDSNEFRFSASRRRVPTTTVTVACTRPQPEMDSTVDCLGTGLDVDCVVSDHTESSSETDPLLKLKGSAFPLRDAKISDQGFARDFLDWALLVSPFFFWGTTMVAMKEVLPKVGPFFVSSFRLIPAGMILIGFASLTGRRQPSGVTAWASILLFGFVDAACFQGFLSEGLQTTSAGLGSVIIDSQPLTVAVLAALLFGESIGFVGAAGLVFGVIGLLLLEHMVIGGLPLVVLSVLNHEPGINGSLKELMTSDLLALVYTSIFGSAVSYGVFYYNATRGSLTKLSSLTFLTPMFASIFGFLYLGETFSPLQLVGAFVTVVAIYMVNYRTEEK from the exons atggcatcagcagcagcagcagcagtagcagccTCTTCCACCCTTCACTCCAATTTGCATTTGTTTTGGTCCCCGTATACGAACTcagtaaaccctagaaaccgGCATGGCCCCTCGTGGGCCTCGTCTGAAAAATTGCTCCAGCTTTCTGCCTTCAAACCCAACGACTCTAACGAGTTCAGGTTTAGTGCTAGTCGGAGGAGGGTTCCGACAACCACCGTCACTGTGGCTTGCACACGGCCCCAGCCCGAAATGGACTCTACAGTTGATTGCCTCGGCACCGGACTCGACGTCGATTGTGTTGTCTCTGATCATACGGAATCCTCGTCTGAGACCGACCCTTTGTTGAAGCTGAAGGGTTCAGCGTTTCCCTTGAGAGATGCAAAGATTTCCGACCAGGGTTTTGCTCGAGACTTCTTGGATTGGGCTCTATTagtttctcccttcttcttttggggAACGACTATGGTCGCCATGAAAGAGGTCTTGCCCAAGGTCGGACCTTTCTTCGTGTCATCGTTCCGACTTATTCCCGCAGGTATGATTTTGATCGGTTTCGCAAGCTTAACGGGGAGGAGGCAACCTTCCGGGGTCACCGCGTGGGCTTCGATCCTTCTCTTTGGATTTGTCGATGCTGCTTGTTTTCAG GGTTTCCTTTCCGAAGGTTTGCAGACGACTTCAGCGGGTTTGGGTAGT GTGATAATTGATTCACAGCCTTTGACGGTGGCTGTACTTGCAGCCTTATTATTTGGTGAATCTATTGGGTTTGTTGGAGCTGCAGGTCTTGTCTTTGGTGTTATAGGGCTTCTGCTTCTGGAG CACATGGTTATTGGCGGGCTACCTCTTGTGGTGCTTTCAGTACTTAATCATGAGCCTGGTATCAATGGGAGTCTAAAGGAGCTGATGACAAGTGATCTTCTGGCACTTGTCTATACCTCCATATTTGGAAGTGCTGTCAGCTATGGTGTATTCTACTACAATGCAACCAGAG GTAGCTTGACAAAACTGAGCTCCCTCACCTTTCTAACTCCAATGTTTGCTTCAATTTTCGG GTTTTTGTACCTTGGTGAGACATTCTCACCTCTGCAACTGGTGGGAGCTTTCGTCACTGTGGTTGCTATTTACATGGTTAATTATCGGACTGAAGAGAAATGA
- the LOC122079585 gene encoding WAT1-related protein At3g02690, chloroplastic isoform X4, which yields MASAAAAAVAASSTLHSNLHLFWSPYTNSVNPRNRHGPSWASSEKLLQLSAFKPNDSNEFRFSASRRRVPTTTVTVACTRPQPEMDSTVDCLGTGLDVDCVVSDHTESSSETDPLLKLKGSAFPLRDAKISDQGFARDFLDWALLVSPFFFWGTTMVAMKEVLPKVGPFFVSSFRLIPAGMILIGFASLTGRRQPSGVTAWASILLFGFVDAACFQGFLSEGLQTTSAGLGSVIIDSQPLTVAVLAALLFGESIGFVGAAGLVFGVIGLLLLEIPALTLEESNSLWGSGEWWMLLAAQSMAVGTVMVRWVSKYSDPIMATGWILNSQVPSSSPSFSGKGSSNARWYTSCSLLGNRRDRPDLPG from the exons atggcatcagcagcagcagcagcagtagcagccTCTTCCACCCTTCACTCCAATTTGCATTTGTTTTGGTCCCCGTATACGAACTcagtaaaccctagaaaccgGCATGGCCCCTCGTGGGCCTCGTCTGAAAAATTGCTCCAGCTTTCTGCCTTCAAACCCAACGACTCTAACGAGTTCAGGTTTAGTGCTAGTCGGAGGAGGGTTCCGACAACCACCGTCACTGTGGCTTGCACACGGCCCCAGCCCGAAATGGACTCTACAGTTGATTGCCTCGGCACCGGACTCGACGTCGATTGTGTTGTCTCTGATCATACGGAATCCTCGTCTGAGACCGACCCTTTGTTGAAGCTGAAGGGTTCAGCGTTTCCCTTGAGAGATGCAAAGATTTCCGACCAGGGTTTTGCTCGAGACTTCTTGGATTGGGCTCTATTagtttctcccttcttcttttggggAACGACTATGGTCGCCATGAAAGAGGTCTTGCCCAAGGTCGGACCTTTCTTCGTGTCATCGTTCCGACTTATTCCCGCAGGTATGATTTTGATCGGTTTCGCAAGCTTAACGGGGAGGAGGCAACCTTCCGGGGTCACCGCGTGGGCTTCGATCCTTCTCTTTGGATTTGTCGATGCTGCTTGTTTTCAG GGTTTCCTTTCCGAAGGTTTGCAGACGACTTCAGCGGGTTTGGGTAGT GTGATAATTGATTCACAGCCTTTGACGGTGGCTGTACTTGCAGCCTTATTATTTGGTGAATCTATTGGGTTTGTTGGAGCTGCAGGTCTTGTCTTTGGTGTTATAGGGCTTCTGCTTCTGGAG ATCCCTGCTCTTACTTTGGAGGAGAGTAATTCATTGTGGGGTAGTGGAGAGTGGTGGATGCTTCTTGCGGCTCAGAGCATGGCAGTGGGCACTGTTATGGTCCGTTGGGTATCCAAGTATTCTGACCCCATCATGGCAACCGGATGG ATACTCAATTCTCAGGTGCCGAGTTCATCACCATCCTTCTCCGGCAAAGGCTCCTCGAACGCGAGATGGTATACTTCGTGTTCGCTGTTGGGGAACCGTAGGGACAGGCCGGACCTCCCGGGATAA
- the LOC122079585 gene encoding WAT1-related protein At3g02690, chloroplastic isoform X1 yields the protein MASAAAAAVAASSTLHSNLHLFWSPYTNSVNPRNRHGPSWASSEKLLQLSAFKPNDSNEFRFSASRRRVPTTTVTVACTRPQPEMDSTVDCLGTGLDVDCVVSDHTESSSETDPLLKLKGSAFPLRDAKISDQGFARDFLDWALLVSPFFFWGTTMVAMKEVLPKVGPFFVSSFRLIPAGMILIGFASLTGRRQPSGVTAWASILLFGFVDAACFQGFLSEGLQTTSAGLGSVIIDSQPLTVAVLAALLFGESIGFVGAAGLVFGVIGLLLLEIPALTLEESNSLWGSGEWWMLLAAQSMAVGTVMVRWVSKYSDPIMATGWHMVIGGLPLVVLSVLNHEPGINGSLKELMTSDLLALVYTSIFGSAVSYGVFYYNATRGSLTKLSSLTFLTPMFASIFGFLYLGETFSPLQLVGAFVTVVAIYMVNYRTEEK from the exons atggcatcagcagcagcagcagcagtagcagccTCTTCCACCCTTCACTCCAATTTGCATTTGTTTTGGTCCCCGTATACGAACTcagtaaaccctagaaaccgGCATGGCCCCTCGTGGGCCTCGTCTGAAAAATTGCTCCAGCTTTCTGCCTTCAAACCCAACGACTCTAACGAGTTCAGGTTTAGTGCTAGTCGGAGGAGGGTTCCGACAACCACCGTCACTGTGGCTTGCACACGGCCCCAGCCCGAAATGGACTCTACAGTTGATTGCCTCGGCACCGGACTCGACGTCGATTGTGTTGTCTCTGATCATACGGAATCCTCGTCTGAGACCGACCCTTTGTTGAAGCTGAAGGGTTCAGCGTTTCCCTTGAGAGATGCAAAGATTTCCGACCAGGGTTTTGCTCGAGACTTCTTGGATTGGGCTCTATTagtttctcccttcttcttttggggAACGACTATGGTCGCCATGAAAGAGGTCTTGCCCAAGGTCGGACCTTTCTTCGTGTCATCGTTCCGACTTATTCCCGCAGGTATGATTTTGATCGGTTTCGCAAGCTTAACGGGGAGGAGGCAACCTTCCGGGGTCACCGCGTGGGCTTCGATCCTTCTCTTTGGATTTGTCGATGCTGCTTGTTTTCAG GGTTTCCTTTCCGAAGGTTTGCAGACGACTTCAGCGGGTTTGGGTAGT GTGATAATTGATTCACAGCCTTTGACGGTGGCTGTACTTGCAGCCTTATTATTTGGTGAATCTATTGGGTTTGTTGGAGCTGCAGGTCTTGTCTTTGGTGTTATAGGGCTTCTGCTTCTGGAG ATCCCTGCTCTTACTTTGGAGGAGAGTAATTCATTGTGGGGTAGTGGAGAGTGGTGGATGCTTCTTGCGGCTCAGAGCATGGCAGTGGGCACTGTTATGGTCCGTTGGGTATCCAAGTATTCTGACCCCATCATGGCAACCGGATGG CACATGGTTATTGGCGGGCTACCTCTTGTGGTGCTTTCAGTACTTAATCATGAGCCTGGTATCAATGGGAGTCTAAAGGAGCTGATGACAAGTGATCTTCTGGCACTTGTCTATACCTCCATATTTGGAAGTGCTGTCAGCTATGGTGTATTCTACTACAATGCAACCAGAG GTAGCTTGACAAAACTGAGCTCCCTCACCTTTCTAACTCCAATGTTTGCTTCAATTTTCGG GTTTTTGTACCTTGGTGAGACATTCTCACCTCTGCAACTGGTGGGAGCTTTCGTCACTGTGGTTGCTATTTACATGGTTAATTATCGGACTGAAGAGAAATGA
- the LOC122079532 gene encoding uncharacterized protein LOC122079532, translating into IPQAAIRETLVLPNCESICIPWMLAEKNDWVPRKMAPFLWVRQEAVDEPKLGEAPGDTGGELVATSSSRGRKQNANSIQDEREKSKNVLPAHPPAYESSESASSQADLFPSSSSHQSTSSQSLLDLRTPLLRDEPQESCIIQRRANNPDCQPTRAVIRNEEQTAIGGDARPRKIGKRERMIGLGKKMGEKLEEKRRHLEEKGRHIVEKMWGPS; encoded by the coding sequence ATTCCACAGGCGGCGATCCGTGAAACTCTGGTACTTCCGAACTGTGAAAGTATATGCATCCCATGGATGTTAGCAGAAAAGAATGATTGGGTCCCAAGGAAGATGGCTCCATTCCTATGGGTTCGTCAAGAAGCTGTTGATGAGCCTAAATTAGGAGAAGCACCTGGGGACACTGGAGGGGAGCTTGTAGCCACCAGCAGCAGCAGGGGAAGAAAACAGAACGCCAACAGTATACAAGATGAGCGTGAGAAGAGTAAGAATGTCCTTCCTGCTCACCCGCCAGCTTATGAATCATCTGAGTCGGCATCATCTCAAGCTGATCTATTTCCTTCAAGTTCCAGTCACCAATCCACCAGCAGTCAGTCACTGCTAGATTTGAGGACCCCACTATTAAGGGATGAGCCACAGGAGAGTTGCATTATTCAGAGAAGAGCAAACAACCCAGACTGTCAACCCACAAGAGCAGTGATACGGAATGAGGAACAGACTGCAATTGGTGGTGATGCAAGGCCAaggaaaatagggaaaagagaaaggatGATAGGATTGGGGAAGAAGATGGGGGAAAAGCTTGAAGAAAAAAGACGGCACTTGGAAGAGAAAGGCAGGCACATTGTTGAGAAGATGTGGGGGCCATCATAG